From Camelina sativa cultivar DH55 chromosome 7, Cs, whole genome shotgun sequence, one genomic window encodes:
- the LOC104704986 gene encoding uncharacterized protein LOC104704986, which translates to MAEEKNNKKSTTIIASYDGSDEYDDDYSCDQDPEETELSLILDKLSLAPPNKEEKKLLVLSLNGLLLHRVHKQVLHKAPKNRSPDASCGPNLVYKRPFVEEFMKFCLERFQVEIWSSACEKNVDIILNIILKDLEDKLLFVWVRDS; encoded by the exons ATGGCGgaagaaaagaataataagaagaGTACCACCATTATTGCATCCTACGACGGCAGCGATGAATACGATGATGACTACTCATGTGACCAAGATCCAGAAGAGACAGAACTTAGTTTGATTCTTGATAAACTTAGTTTAGCACCGCCAAACAAGGAGGAAAAGAAACTCTTGGTCTTAAGTCTGAATGGTCTACTTCTACACCGTGTGCATAAACAAGTTTTGCACAAAGCTCCCAAGAACCGTTCTCCTGATGCTTCATGTGGACCAAATCTTG tGTATAAGAGGCCATTTGTTGAAGAGTTTATGAAGTTTTGTCTTGAGAGATTTCAAGTCGAGATTTGGTCCTCTGCTTGCGA GAAAAATGTTGAtataattctaaacattattcTTAAAGATCTAGAAGATAAGCTTCTGTTCGTGTGGGTAAGAGACTCTTAA